A single genomic interval of Gouania willdenowi chromosome 10, fGouWil2.1, whole genome shotgun sequence harbors:
- the LOC114471264 gene encoding uncharacterized protein KIAA1211 isoform X9 has translation MASGPPDVTTNQEPPEVQDECSGKKKSKFQTFKKFFTRKKRKDAGAAEVGLKASQSSDDVSKTPVNNTLTRSEKGSGSKISLSSKALSHDSVFVSDSEGNEALGTSQDSIHGKVKSLQLQLKQAIRLGSPPSLMCVKRTDDGGTMSEDDGLPCSPPEYTTLHTAMSQAQRHSSISMEGIDSDDDQRPRAGSSRPVSPLVVPGDFSQPASPFGCLDNSAAKHKLGLRHKACNKRKPVTRLEVRSEMDSATVEQVLTFKQEEEAVSERIEVVSSDQLKPNVETYEEQEEEMNPLQGSGSSSFRDELEEEKVEDESDGQQDVSQGSDTSCPAEQRLPEEKENPDVRPLPSSSSSQPSSTASSPHTPSATPEPPAGHREVFSTPTREACGEEERQTNRDFTTGEEEEDYEDQEIKEEENSFLQEVLSSLQTPISTRSQDLKMNSVALEEKEGEQMDKIDIGDGEDVKEDNTEEEETPPQAASLSFVSSDELPEGEEECVSASREEEEEDEMDKESEQMEDTEEEPLTQVHEEQEEDNQVDFKSDGEIGTHTKQVEKVEEEEEEEEEEERWEKTEEHHDMDVEERMEKIGHDEDEAQEMFPEDEEVHSARPLQSVNKGDDSIWTKSPHDEDFPTELSCHHPSTQEEDEYFHQEDEKEKPHLVTQKSSQKDEEAAQCAADESREHVEQDGATISTNADMKSIETDASKAENEPLASPNLCPFPIHESHIEISSLERRPSSPSKTSTVQISLASPSSEQAQPFSRLSLTDTDPQETVVESPTDEAEFGEPTTAEDEADTEEEEEEEKYAAPPAATDEVLIPLSCGADQRKARFTIAPAWQRSQSPSPPPSSPPLCVSSPSAVFKAPVEVDAAASRRTSDFKHDPTDAPKAEPVCSPSRARSAGSITGKPQSLVKPQPLGAASTEAESSVIVEGNPDNPFGVRLRKTSGLIRLSSEEENVEQPLVSPTQPATFKADTPQPMGVKPAMSQLNTSKPAIPKKPEVTGDGAGKLKRISDPAAGRGLSAPPESPSWISVAKQKQRIYKENSLEEITVKKETREEQEGKSSLYHSIKPVSPLESSKPSPFVEKDPKLSLSPPTPVPPQPVKPQSPPCSIAPKPQVPPATAKPPTQPHLPQRSLSPPTPVPVSPKATLCSSPPPLSETVVTSQMLNVTSPPFSTRTATEKSTPGQTASSQRGLNQDEPPWMALAKKKAKAWSEMPQIVQ, from the exons GTCAAAGATCAGCCTGAGCAGCAAGGCCCTATCACATGACTCGGTCTTTGTCTCCGACTCTGAGGGCAATGAGGCTCTGGGAACATCTCAGGACAGCATTCATGGCAAAGTCAAATCCCTCCAG CTCCAGCTGAAACAGGCCATCAGACTGGGTTCTCCTCCGTCCCTGATGTGCGTAAAAAGGACGGACGACGGTGGCACCATGTCTGAGGATGATGGTCTTCCCTGCAGCCCACCTGAATACACAACACTTCACACAGCcatg AGTCAGGCTCAGAGGCACAGCTCTATCAGCATGGAGGGAATAGACAGCGACGACGACCAG cggCCCCGTGCAGGGTCCAGCAGACCTGTTAGCCCTCTGGTGGTTCCAGGAGACTTCAGCCAACCGGCGAGTCCCTTTGGCTGCCTGGACAACTCTGCTGCCAAACACAAGCTGGGCCTGAGGCACAAAGCATGCAACAAGAGGAAACCTGTGACT CGGCTGGAGGTACGATCTGAGATGGATTCTGCCACAGTTGAACAAGTCCTAACGTTCAAACAAGAGGAAGAAGCTGTTTCAGAGAGGATTGAAG TTGTAAGCAGCGATCAGCTGAAACCAAATGTGGAGACGTATGAAgaacaggaggaggagatgaATCCACTCCAGGGATCTGGAAGTTCCTCGTTCAGAGATGAGTTGGAAGAGGAGAAAGTAGAGGATGAGTCGGACGGACAACAGGATGTTTCTCAGGGCTCGGACACTTCCTGTCCTGCTGAGCAAAGACTCCCTGAGGAGAAGGAGAACCCAGACGTCCGACCCctgccctcctcctcctcctctcagcCCAGCTCCACAGCGTCCTCCCCGCACACTCCCAG TGCCACACCAGAGCCCCCTGCTGGTCACAGAGAAGTATTTTCAACCCCAACACGCGAAGCATGTGGAGAAGAGGAGCGCCAAACTAACAGGGACTTCACAacaggagaggaggaggaggattacGAAGATCAGGAGATCAAGGAGGAAGAGAACTCCTTCTTACAGGAGGTGCTGAGCTCTCTCCAAACTCCAATTTCAACCcgctcacaggacctgaagatGAACAGTGTTGCCCTAGAAGAGAAGGAGGGAGAGCAGATGGATAAAATAGATATTGGGGATGGAGAGGACGTAAAGGAAGACAACACTGAAGAGGAGGAGACTCCCCCTCAGGCTGCTTCTTTGTCCTTTGTCTCATCAGATGAGCTACCTGAAGGAGAGGAGGAGTGTGTTAGTGCTtccagagaggaagaggaagaggatgagATGGATAAAGAGTCGGAGCAAATGGAAGACACAGAAGAGGAGCCATTAACTCAAgttcat GAGGAGCAGGAAGAAGACAATCAGGTTGATTTTAAATCTGATGGAGAAATTGGAACACACACTAAACAGGTAGAAAaggtagaggaggaggaggaggaggaagaggaggaggagaggtggGAGAAAACAGAAGAACATCATGACATGGATGTGGAGGAAAGGATGGAGAAAATTGGACATGATGAAGATGAGGCACAGGAAATGTTTCCAGAGGATGAGGAAGTCCACAGTGCCAGGCCATTGCAGAGTGTGAACAAAGGAGATGACAGCATTTGGACCAAATCCCCACATGATGAGGATTTCCCCACAGAACTGAGCTGTCATCATCCCTCCACGCAGGAAGAGGATGAATATTTCCATCAAGAAGATGAAAAGGAGAAACCCCACCTTGTCACACAAAAATCATCCCAAAAGGATGAGGAAGCAGCCCAGTGTGCTGCAGATGAAAGCAGAGAGCATGTGGAGCAGGACGGTGCAACTATATCCACCAACGCTGACATGAAATCTATAGAAACGGATGCAAGCAAAGCAGAAAATGAACCTCTGGCTTCTCCCAATCTGTGTCCTTTTCCAATTCACGAATCACATATTGAGATTTCTTCATTGGAGAGAAGGCCCAGCTCTCCCAGTAAGACCAGCACAGTCCAGATAAGCCTGGCCTCTCCCAGCTCAGAGCAAGCCCAACCCTTTAGTCGACTGTCCCTGACTGATACTGATCCTCAGGAAACTGTGGTAGAGTCTCCTACTGATGAGGCTGAGTTTGGAGAACCAACTACAGCTGAAGATGAAGCAGacactgaggaggaggaggaagaagagaagTATGCTGCACCTCCTGCAGCCACAGATGAAGTGCTTATACCCCTGTCCTGTGGGGCAGATCAGAGAAAAGCCCGCTTCACCATCGCCCCAGCCTGGCAGCGATCCCAGAGTCCAAGCCCTCCTCCGTCCTCTCCACCTCTCTGCGTTTCTTCACCTTCTGCTGTCTTCAAGGCTCCAGTGGAGGTGGACGCGGCTGCATCCAGGAGAACCTCCGACTTCAAGCATGATCCGACAGATGCACCCAAAGCTGAGCCTGTTTGTAGCCCCAGCAGAGCAAGAAGTGCTGGGAGCATCACTGGCAAACCCCAGAGTCTGGTTAAACCTCAGCCCCTGGGTGCTGCAAGCACTGAAG CAGAGAGCTCCGTCATCGTGGAGGGAAACCCTGACAACCCGTTTGGAGTCCGTTTGAGGAAAACTTCAGGACTGATCCGCCTCAGCTCGGAGGAGGAGAATGTTGAG CAGCCACTGGTGTCACCTACTCAACCTGCCACCTTTAAGGCTGATACACCTCAGCCAATGGGTGTAAAACCTGCCATGTCTCAGCTGAACACTAGTAAACCTGCCATTCCTAAGAAACCAGAAGTAACCGGAGACGGCGCTGGGAAACTGAAGCGCATCTCAG ACCCTGCTGCAGGTCGGGGTCTCTCAGCTCCACCTGAGTCTCCAAGCTGGATCTCAGTGGCCAAGCAGAAACAAAGGATCTATAAGGAGAACTCTTTGGAGGAAATTACTGTCAAGAAG GAAACAAGAGAAGAACAAGAGGGAAAGTCCTCACTGTACCACAGCATCAAACCAG TGAGTCCGTTGGAGAGCAGTAAGCCATCCCCATTTGTAGAAAAGGATCCAAAACTGTCCCTCTCACCCCCCACCCCAGTGCCACCACAGCCTGTAAAACCCCAGTCACCTCCCTGCTCCATCGCTCCAAAACCCCAAGTTCCCCCAGCCACGGCAAAACCTCCAACACAACCCCACCTGCCCCAAAGATCCCTCTCACCCCCCACTCCTGTCCCTGTTTCCCCCAAAGCTACCCTGTGCTCGAGCCCCCCACCTCTGTCAGAAACTGTGGTGACGTCTCAAATGCTCAATGTGACCTCTCCTCCATTTTCAACAAGGACGGCCACAGAGAAGTCAACCCCCGGGCAAACGGCTTCCTCCCAGCGAGGCCTGAACCAGGATGAGCCTCCCTGGATGGCGCTGGCCAAGAAAAAAGCCAAAGCCTGGAGCGAGATGCCCCAGATAGTTCAGTGA
- the LOC114471264 gene encoding uncharacterized protein KIAA1211 isoform X7: MAGMYGCFKGRNSDGAAMASGPPDVTTNQEPPEVQDECSGKKKSKFQTFKKFFTRKKRKDAGAAEVGLKASQSSDDVSKTPVNNTLTRSEKGSGSKISLSSKALSHDSVFVSDSEGNEALGTSQDSIHGKVKSLQLQLKQAIRLGSPPSLMCVKRTDDGGTMSEDDGLPCSPPEYTTLHTAMSQAQRHSSISMEGIDSDDDQRPRAGSSRPVSPLVVPGDFSQPASPFGCLDNSAAKHKLGLRHKACNKRKPVTRLEVRSEMDSATVEQVLTFKQEEEAVSERIEVVSSDQLKPNVETYEEQEEEMNPLQGSGSSSFRDELEEEKVEDESDGQQDVSQGSDTSCPAEQRLPEEKENPDVRPLPSSSSSQPSSTASSPHTPSATPEPPAGHREVFSTPTREACGEEERQTNRDFTTGEEEEDYEDQEIKEEENSFLQEVLSSLQTPISTRSQDLKMNSVALEEKEGEQMDKIDIGDGEDVKEDNTEEEETPPQAASLSFVSSDELPEGEEECVSASREEEEEDEMDKESEQMEDTEEEPLTQVHEEQEEDNQVDFKSDGEIGTHTKQVEKVEEEEEEEEEEERWEKTEEHHDMDVEERMEKIGHDEDEAQEMFPEDEEVHSARPLQSVNKGDDSIWTKSPHDEDFPTELSCHHPSTQEEDEYFHQEDEKEKPHLVTQKSSQKDEEAAQCAADESREHVEQDGATISTNADMKSIETDASKAENEPLASPNLCPFPIHESHIEISSLERRPSSPSKTSTVQISLASPSSEQAQPFSRLSLTDTDPQETVVESPTDEAEFGEPTTAEDEADTEEEEEEEKYAAPPAATDEVLIPLSCGADQRKARFTIAPAWQRSQSPSPPPSSPPLCVSSPSAVFKAPVEVDAAASRRTSDFKHDPTDAPKAEPVCSPSRARSAGSITGKPQSLVKPQPLGAASTEAESSVIVEGNPDNPFGVRLRKTSGLIRLSSEEENVEQPLVSPTQPATFKADTPQPMGVKPAMSQLNTSKPAIPKKPEVTGDGAGKLKRISDPAAGRGLSAPPESPSWISVAKQKQRIYKENSLEEITVKKETREEQEGKSSLYHSIKPVSPLESSKPSPFVEKDPKLSLSPPTPVPPQPVKPQSPPCSIAPKPQVPPATAKPPTQPHLPQRSLSPPTPVPVSPKATLCSSPPPLSETVVTSQMLNVTSPPFSTRTATEKSTPGQTASSQRGLNQDEPPWMALAKKKAKAWSEMPQIVQ, encoded by the exons GTCAAAGATCAGCCTGAGCAGCAAGGCCCTATCACATGACTCGGTCTTTGTCTCCGACTCTGAGGGCAATGAGGCTCTGGGAACATCTCAGGACAGCATTCATGGCAAAGTCAAATCCCTCCAG CTCCAGCTGAAACAGGCCATCAGACTGGGTTCTCCTCCGTCCCTGATGTGCGTAAAAAGGACGGACGACGGTGGCACCATGTCTGAGGATGATGGTCTTCCCTGCAGCCCACCTGAATACACAACACTTCACACAGCcatg AGTCAGGCTCAGAGGCACAGCTCTATCAGCATGGAGGGAATAGACAGCGACGACGACCAG cggCCCCGTGCAGGGTCCAGCAGACCTGTTAGCCCTCTGGTGGTTCCAGGAGACTTCAGCCAACCGGCGAGTCCCTTTGGCTGCCTGGACAACTCTGCTGCCAAACACAAGCTGGGCCTGAGGCACAAAGCATGCAACAAGAGGAAACCTGTGACT CGGCTGGAGGTACGATCTGAGATGGATTCTGCCACAGTTGAACAAGTCCTAACGTTCAAACAAGAGGAAGAAGCTGTTTCAGAGAGGATTGAAG TTGTAAGCAGCGATCAGCTGAAACCAAATGTGGAGACGTATGAAgaacaggaggaggagatgaATCCACTCCAGGGATCTGGAAGTTCCTCGTTCAGAGATGAGTTGGAAGAGGAGAAAGTAGAGGATGAGTCGGACGGACAACAGGATGTTTCTCAGGGCTCGGACACTTCCTGTCCTGCTGAGCAAAGACTCCCTGAGGAGAAGGAGAACCCAGACGTCCGACCCctgccctcctcctcctcctctcagcCCAGCTCCACAGCGTCCTCCCCGCACACTCCCAG TGCCACACCAGAGCCCCCTGCTGGTCACAGAGAAGTATTTTCAACCCCAACACGCGAAGCATGTGGAGAAGAGGAGCGCCAAACTAACAGGGACTTCACAacaggagaggaggaggaggattacGAAGATCAGGAGATCAAGGAGGAAGAGAACTCCTTCTTACAGGAGGTGCTGAGCTCTCTCCAAACTCCAATTTCAACCcgctcacaggacctgaagatGAACAGTGTTGCCCTAGAAGAGAAGGAGGGAGAGCAGATGGATAAAATAGATATTGGGGATGGAGAGGACGTAAAGGAAGACAACACTGAAGAGGAGGAGACTCCCCCTCAGGCTGCTTCTTTGTCCTTTGTCTCATCAGATGAGCTACCTGAAGGAGAGGAGGAGTGTGTTAGTGCTtccagagaggaagaggaagaggatgagATGGATAAAGAGTCGGAGCAAATGGAAGACACAGAAGAGGAGCCATTAACTCAAgttcat GAGGAGCAGGAAGAAGACAATCAGGTTGATTTTAAATCTGATGGAGAAATTGGAACACACACTAAACAGGTAGAAAaggtagaggaggaggaggaggaggaagaggaggaggagaggtggGAGAAAACAGAAGAACATCATGACATGGATGTGGAGGAAAGGATGGAGAAAATTGGACATGATGAAGATGAGGCACAGGAAATGTTTCCAGAGGATGAGGAAGTCCACAGTGCCAGGCCATTGCAGAGTGTGAACAAAGGAGATGACAGCATTTGGACCAAATCCCCACATGATGAGGATTTCCCCACAGAACTGAGCTGTCATCATCCCTCCACGCAGGAAGAGGATGAATATTTCCATCAAGAAGATGAAAAGGAGAAACCCCACCTTGTCACACAAAAATCATCCCAAAAGGATGAGGAAGCAGCCCAGTGTGCTGCAGATGAAAGCAGAGAGCATGTGGAGCAGGACGGTGCAACTATATCCACCAACGCTGACATGAAATCTATAGAAACGGATGCAAGCAAAGCAGAAAATGAACCTCTGGCTTCTCCCAATCTGTGTCCTTTTCCAATTCACGAATCACATATTGAGATTTCTTCATTGGAGAGAAGGCCCAGCTCTCCCAGTAAGACCAGCACAGTCCAGATAAGCCTGGCCTCTCCCAGCTCAGAGCAAGCCCAACCCTTTAGTCGACTGTCCCTGACTGATACTGATCCTCAGGAAACTGTGGTAGAGTCTCCTACTGATGAGGCTGAGTTTGGAGAACCAACTACAGCTGAAGATGAAGCAGacactgaggaggaggaggaagaagagaagTATGCTGCACCTCCTGCAGCCACAGATGAAGTGCTTATACCCCTGTCCTGTGGGGCAGATCAGAGAAAAGCCCGCTTCACCATCGCCCCAGCCTGGCAGCGATCCCAGAGTCCAAGCCCTCCTCCGTCCTCTCCACCTCTCTGCGTTTCTTCACCTTCTGCTGTCTTCAAGGCTCCAGTGGAGGTGGACGCGGCTGCATCCAGGAGAACCTCCGACTTCAAGCATGATCCGACAGATGCACCCAAAGCTGAGCCTGTTTGTAGCCCCAGCAGAGCAAGAAGTGCTGGGAGCATCACTGGCAAACCCCAGAGTCTGGTTAAACCTCAGCCCCTGGGTGCTGCAAGCACTGAAG CAGAGAGCTCCGTCATCGTGGAGGGAAACCCTGACAACCCGTTTGGAGTCCGTTTGAGGAAAACTTCAGGACTGATCCGCCTCAGCTCGGAGGAGGAGAATGTTGAG CAGCCACTGGTGTCACCTACTCAACCTGCCACCTTTAAGGCTGATACACCTCAGCCAATGGGTGTAAAACCTGCCATGTCTCAGCTGAACACTAGTAAACCTGCCATTCCTAAGAAACCAGAAGTAACCGGAGACGGCGCTGGGAAACTGAAGCGCATCTCAG ACCCTGCTGCAGGTCGGGGTCTCTCAGCTCCACCTGAGTCTCCAAGCTGGATCTCAGTGGCCAAGCAGAAACAAAGGATCTATAAGGAGAACTCTTTGGAGGAAATTACTGTCAAGAAG GAAACAAGAGAAGAACAAGAGGGAAAGTCCTCACTGTACCACAGCATCAAACCAG TGAGTCCGTTGGAGAGCAGTAAGCCATCCCCATTTGTAGAAAAGGATCCAAAACTGTCCCTCTCACCCCCCACCCCAGTGCCACCACAGCCTGTAAAACCCCAGTCACCTCCCTGCTCCATCGCTCCAAAACCCCAAGTTCCCCCAGCCACGGCAAAACCTCCAACACAACCCCACCTGCCCCAAAGATCCCTCTCACCCCCCACTCCTGTCCCTGTTTCCCCCAAAGCTACCCTGTGCTCGAGCCCCCCACCTCTGTCAGAAACTGTGGTGACGTCTCAAATGCTCAATGTGACCTCTCCTCCATTTTCAACAAGGACGGCCACAGAGAAGTCAACCCCCGGGCAAACGGCTTCCTCCCAGCGAGGCCTGAACCAGGATGAGCCTCCCTGGATGGCGCTGGCCAAGAAAAAAGCCAAAGCCTGGAGCGAGATGCCCCAGATAGTTCAGTGA
- the LOC114471264 gene encoding uncharacterized protein KIAA1211 isoform X8: MAGMYGCFKGRNDGAAMASGPPDVTTNQEPPEVQDECSGKKKSKFQTFKKFFTRKKRKDAGAAEVGLKASQSSDDVSKTPVNNTLTRSEKGSGSKISLSSKALSHDSVFVSDSEGNEALGTSQDSIHGKVKSLQLQLKQAIRLGSPPSLMCVKRTDDGGTMSEDDGLPCSPPEYTTLHTAMSQAQRHSSISMEGIDSDDDQRPRAGSSRPVSPLVVPGDFSQPASPFGCLDNSAAKHKLGLRHKACNKRKPVTRLEVRSEMDSATVEQVLTFKQEEEAVSERIEVVSSDQLKPNVETYEEQEEEMNPLQGSGSSSFRDELEEEKVEDESDGQQDVSQGSDTSCPAEQRLPEEKENPDVRPLPSSSSSQPSSTASSPHTPSATPEPPAGHREVFSTPTREACGEEERQTNRDFTTGEEEEDYEDQEIKEEENSFLQEVLSSLQTPISTRSQDLKMNSVALEEKEGEQMDKIDIGDGEDVKEDNTEEEETPPQAASLSFVSSDELPEGEEECVSASREEEEEDEMDKESEQMEDTEEEPLTQVHEEQEEDNQVDFKSDGEIGTHTKQVEKVEEEEEEEEEEERWEKTEEHHDMDVEERMEKIGHDEDEAQEMFPEDEEVHSARPLQSVNKGDDSIWTKSPHDEDFPTELSCHHPSTQEEDEYFHQEDEKEKPHLVTQKSSQKDEEAAQCAADESREHVEQDGATISTNADMKSIETDASKAENEPLASPNLCPFPIHESHIEISSLERRPSSPSKTSTVQISLASPSSEQAQPFSRLSLTDTDPQETVVESPTDEAEFGEPTTAEDEADTEEEEEEEKYAAPPAATDEVLIPLSCGADQRKARFTIAPAWQRSQSPSPPPSSPPLCVSSPSAVFKAPVEVDAAASRRTSDFKHDPTDAPKAEPVCSPSRARSAGSITGKPQSLVKPQPLGAASTEAESSVIVEGNPDNPFGVRLRKTSGLIRLSSEEENVEQPLVSPTQPATFKADTPQPMGVKPAMSQLNTSKPAIPKKPEVTGDGAGKLKRISDPAAGRGLSAPPESPSWISVAKQKQRIYKENSLEEITVKKETREEQEGKSSLYHSIKPVSPLESSKPSPFVEKDPKLSLSPPTPVPPQPVKPQSPPCSIAPKPQVPPATAKPPTQPHLPQRSLSPPTPVPVSPKATLCSSPPPLSETVVTSQMLNVTSPPFSTRTATEKSTPGQTASSQRGLNQDEPPWMALAKKKAKAWSEMPQIVQ, translated from the exons GTCAAAGATCAGCCTGAGCAGCAAGGCCCTATCACATGACTCGGTCTTTGTCTCCGACTCTGAGGGCAATGAGGCTCTGGGAACATCTCAGGACAGCATTCATGGCAAAGTCAAATCCCTCCAG CTCCAGCTGAAACAGGCCATCAGACTGGGTTCTCCTCCGTCCCTGATGTGCGTAAAAAGGACGGACGACGGTGGCACCATGTCTGAGGATGATGGTCTTCCCTGCAGCCCACCTGAATACACAACACTTCACACAGCcatg AGTCAGGCTCAGAGGCACAGCTCTATCAGCATGGAGGGAATAGACAGCGACGACGACCAG cggCCCCGTGCAGGGTCCAGCAGACCTGTTAGCCCTCTGGTGGTTCCAGGAGACTTCAGCCAACCGGCGAGTCCCTTTGGCTGCCTGGACAACTCTGCTGCCAAACACAAGCTGGGCCTGAGGCACAAAGCATGCAACAAGAGGAAACCTGTGACT CGGCTGGAGGTACGATCTGAGATGGATTCTGCCACAGTTGAACAAGTCCTAACGTTCAAACAAGAGGAAGAAGCTGTTTCAGAGAGGATTGAAG TTGTAAGCAGCGATCAGCTGAAACCAAATGTGGAGACGTATGAAgaacaggaggaggagatgaATCCACTCCAGGGATCTGGAAGTTCCTCGTTCAGAGATGAGTTGGAAGAGGAGAAAGTAGAGGATGAGTCGGACGGACAACAGGATGTTTCTCAGGGCTCGGACACTTCCTGTCCTGCTGAGCAAAGACTCCCTGAGGAGAAGGAGAACCCAGACGTCCGACCCctgccctcctcctcctcctctcagcCCAGCTCCACAGCGTCCTCCCCGCACACTCCCAG TGCCACACCAGAGCCCCCTGCTGGTCACAGAGAAGTATTTTCAACCCCAACACGCGAAGCATGTGGAGAAGAGGAGCGCCAAACTAACAGGGACTTCACAacaggagaggaggaggaggattacGAAGATCAGGAGATCAAGGAGGAAGAGAACTCCTTCTTACAGGAGGTGCTGAGCTCTCTCCAAACTCCAATTTCAACCcgctcacaggacctgaagatGAACAGTGTTGCCCTAGAAGAGAAGGAGGGAGAGCAGATGGATAAAATAGATATTGGGGATGGAGAGGACGTAAAGGAAGACAACACTGAAGAGGAGGAGACTCCCCCTCAGGCTGCTTCTTTGTCCTTTGTCTCATCAGATGAGCTACCTGAAGGAGAGGAGGAGTGTGTTAGTGCTtccagagaggaagaggaagaggatgagATGGATAAAGAGTCGGAGCAAATGGAAGACACAGAAGAGGAGCCATTAACTCAAgttcat GAGGAGCAGGAAGAAGACAATCAGGTTGATTTTAAATCTGATGGAGAAATTGGAACACACACTAAACAGGTAGAAAaggtagaggaggaggaggaggaggaagaggaggaggagaggtggGAGAAAACAGAAGAACATCATGACATGGATGTGGAGGAAAGGATGGAGAAAATTGGACATGATGAAGATGAGGCACAGGAAATGTTTCCAGAGGATGAGGAAGTCCACAGTGCCAGGCCATTGCAGAGTGTGAACAAAGGAGATGACAGCATTTGGACCAAATCCCCACATGATGAGGATTTCCCCACAGAACTGAGCTGTCATCATCCCTCCACGCAGGAAGAGGATGAATATTTCCATCAAGAAGATGAAAAGGAGAAACCCCACCTTGTCACACAAAAATCATCCCAAAAGGATGAGGAAGCAGCCCAGTGTGCTGCAGATGAAAGCAGAGAGCATGTGGAGCAGGACGGTGCAACTATATCCACCAACGCTGACATGAAATCTATAGAAACGGATGCAAGCAAAGCAGAAAATGAACCTCTGGCTTCTCCCAATCTGTGTCCTTTTCCAATTCACGAATCACATATTGAGATTTCTTCATTGGAGAGAAGGCCCAGCTCTCCCAGTAAGACCAGCACAGTCCAGATAAGCCTGGCCTCTCCCAGCTCAGAGCAAGCCCAACCCTTTAGTCGACTGTCCCTGACTGATACTGATCCTCAGGAAACTGTGGTAGAGTCTCCTACTGATGAGGCTGAGTTTGGAGAACCAACTACAGCTGAAGATGAAGCAGacactgaggaggaggaggaagaagagaagTATGCTGCACCTCCTGCAGCCACAGATGAAGTGCTTATACCCCTGTCCTGTGGGGCAGATCAGAGAAAAGCCCGCTTCACCATCGCCCCAGCCTGGCAGCGATCCCAGAGTCCAAGCCCTCCTCCGTCCTCTCCACCTCTCTGCGTTTCTTCACCTTCTGCTGTCTTCAAGGCTCCAGTGGAGGTGGACGCGGCTGCATCCAGGAGAACCTCCGACTTCAAGCATGATCCGACAGATGCACCCAAAGCTGAGCCTGTTTGTAGCCCCAGCAGAGCAAGAAGTGCTGGGAGCATCACTGGCAAACCCCAGAGTCTGGTTAAACCTCAGCCCCTGGGTGCTGCAAGCACTGAAG CAGAGAGCTCCGTCATCGTGGAGGGAAACCCTGACAACCCGTTTGGAGTCCGTTTGAGGAAAACTTCAGGACTGATCCGCCTCAGCTCGGAGGAGGAGAATGTTGAG CAGCCACTGGTGTCACCTACTCAACCTGCCACCTTTAAGGCTGATACACCTCAGCCAATGGGTGTAAAACCTGCCATGTCTCAGCTGAACACTAGTAAACCTGCCATTCCTAAGAAACCAGAAGTAACCGGAGACGGCGCTGGGAAACTGAAGCGCATCTCAG ACCCTGCTGCAGGTCGGGGTCTCTCAGCTCCACCTGAGTCTCCAAGCTGGATCTCAGTGGCCAAGCAGAAACAAAGGATCTATAAGGAGAACTCTTTGGAGGAAATTACTGTCAAGAAG GAAACAAGAGAAGAACAAGAGGGAAAGTCCTCACTGTACCACAGCATCAAACCAG TGAGTCCGTTGGAGAGCAGTAAGCCATCCCCATTTGTAGAAAAGGATCCAAAACTGTCCCTCTCACCCCCCACCCCAGTGCCACCACAGCCTGTAAAACCCCAGTCACCTCCCTGCTCCATCGCTCCAAAACCCCAAGTTCCCCCAGCCACGGCAAAACCTCCAACACAACCCCACCTGCCCCAAAGATCCCTCTCACCCCCCACTCCTGTCCCTGTTTCCCCCAAAGCTACCCTGTGCTCGAGCCCCCCACCTCTGTCAGAAACTGTGGTGACGTCTCAAATGCTCAATGTGACCTCTCCTCCATTTTCAACAAGGACGGCCACAGAGAAGTCAACCCCCGGGCAAACGGCTTCCTCCCAGCGAGGCCTGAACCAGGATGAGCCTCCCTGGATGGCGCTGGCCAAGAAAAAAGCCAAAGCCTGGAGCGAGATGCCCCAGATAGTTCAGTGA